tattatgATTTCATATGTGTTAAGAGtagttttatcatttttaatatataattttatgattacatatatgtaaattggttcatttacacatatgtaaattaGTTATTGCACATAAGTAATTTGGTTTTTCATATATGTAATCATAtcataaacatatatatatatatataataaatgatagAAAGATccttaaataatattaaatataaaaaatataaatataactaattatttATTAGCAATTCTAaaagttctgtaaatatttaaaatttaaaattatgaAATAAACACAAACTTTACCTAATCACTACGTATAATAGATGTTATCATTCTCTTGATTCTATAGTTAAAATAAGTTTTGCACTAAGGCCAtctgtagtcataaagccctttgtggggcgttatgcgacacgtgtcgtgccacgtcacacaggggctttatatCACTAGAGTCCGTAGtcaaagcccctacccatcattatctaattattaatttttaattttattaattaattataaaaaccctTAAAGCCTTTTGATTGGTCAAACCCTTAAACCTTTCTCTCCTCACGCCGTCATAGAGGTAGCGCCCCACCTCAATTCCTCCTTCATACCGCCCCCTGTGGCGGTGTTCTTGGGCGCGATTGGGCGCTATGCCCCTTCATACCGCCCCACTACGTTTGATCTAATACACACCATTATATGTTCGCCATGCCAACTTCGTGTAACATTAACACAAtaaatttgaatttgaaagactataaaacatttaaaaaatagagtaaattacgtttttggcccctgtggttatatcacttttactatattagcccaaaataaaaaattttaacatatatgcccccatggtctctataactaactattttggcccctaagtctaaccaaacCCCAAACTCTGGTTAATTAACTATCACATGATAGGAACATGATGTCTAAAATGGTAATTTCCCCTCCCCCCATCATCATCTCCAAGAAAACCCCCAAATCTGCCATTCAGATTCTGGATCTATGTTGATCATCTGTAAATCGTTAGCTCGTTAGTTCGTTACTAGATCTTATCTTCCAAACCTAAATAACtgaaattaaacaaaataataataataataactagacAAATTGAATTATCAAAACCTGTGAATGGTTAGCTCGTACTCAAAATTAGGTCTAATGaactcaaattaaaaaaaaataataatagaaACTAATTACATTGAGTTATCAAAACCTGTAAATCGTTAGTTCGTATTCGAATTTAGGtcaaataaactaaaaaaactaGATAGATTGAGTTATCAAAACCTGTGAATCATTAGTTTGCTTTCGTATTTACATCTAATAAAAAAAACTAGATAGACTGAAGTAACAAAACCTGTGAATCGTTAGCTCGTATTAGAATTTAGGtctaatgttaaaaaaaataaaaaaaaaactagatagATTGAGTTATCAGAACCCGTGAATCGTTAGTTCATATTCGAATCTAGGTCTAATGAACCTAAAAAAGAAAACTAGATAGATAGATTGAAGTATGAAAAGTAACCTGTGAAGCGTAGGAAATACTTTTGACGATGAATGATCTAGAAGACGGAAGGTGAAGaaatgtttgattttttttttgttacaggATAGATCGAAACCGGAGAAACCGCATCGATCCGGTTGCCGGTGACGGAGACGGAACGGAAAGCGGACCTGAGGGCCGGTAGGTGTGCAGGAGGCCGGAGTGCAGTCGTCGGTGCCGGAGATGGATTTgaggaagatgaagaagaagaagaaaagtgaTGGAGCTAGGGTTTTCTTCTTCGCCATAGGCATAGGCATAGGGTTGTTGGCTTTGGCCACCGTGGTTAAAGTAAGAAGAATCTGTGCTTCTGCAGTGGTGGCGATTGTTGAGTATGGAGTCCATGGAGCTTTTGttatttcagttttttttttatttcttcttCGCCATCAGATTTCTTGGAGAAGATGATGGGGGAGGGGAAATTACCATTTTAGACATCATGTGTCTGTCATGTGAGAGTTAATTAATCAGAGTTTGGGgtttggttagacttaggggccaaaatagttagttatagagaacATGGACgcacatatgttaaaaattcttattttgagctaatataataaaagtgatacaaccacaggggccaaaaacgtaatttactctaaaaaaaaatatttttcagTTTCCTAAGTTACAAAGGATTTCTTTTGACTCCTATATATACACATTACGCACACGCTCTATTTATATTGTTTCTACCTTCTCGTGACGGGAAAACCTCGGGGGTCACCGTTTCCGTACACCGTCTCCGTTGATCAACCGTCCGGCTGCGACCGATTCTTCTTCGTTCATCCATTCCTCTCGTTACACCCTGCATCGATCGTAAGCATCTTCTCTTTCTACAATTTACGTTTTATTCGCTAGGGTTTCAAACTTTCAATTCTCAACTTCgctttttattttcatttttttaatcgTTTAAATATTATCATTAGAAATCCTCTAGTAATATAAAATTGTGAATGTACGATAAAATTGTTATGGTCAAACCAAACCCTAGCTTTCATGCATAGTTGAGTATGAACGAATGAACGATTATTATCTGATTGAAGCAAGCTCTGATTTAGAACAATGGTGTAGTACAACTATATTGTATGATTGTTGTTAGTGTTGTGCTTCATTGAAGTTAAATATTATCACTATTTGATGTTTAAGGATCCTTTTGATTGTAGACTTGTTGCAGTTTAAAATCTATGTGTTTTTTCTTCACTAACAGCTTAAGCAAAATTGACATTAAAAACATATAGGAGATTGCTATTGTTTAATTTTGGGGTAAGGTTAGTAACCGATTTGAAATTGTAGGTTTGCTCTAAGTTCATTGTCTAGGTGTGAGTGAAAGTCAATGGGCGGATATATGCACTTCGAAAAGGTGTGTTGTGTAGGTGAAAGTTAgaatgaacgttgtagaggattgTAAATCGTAATATGCTTAGTCTGTCACTAAGTGTAAAAGGCTTGGGCCTAGGTGTTTGTGTTTACAAGAATTCAATTGTAATGGAAACGGGTCAAAGTTTTGTAACATGCTAAAAGTTTAAAGGGTACAGGTTCAAGTTCAACTGGATATTGACATCATATGGTCCCTGATATATCTATCCACACGCAGAGGGGTCGTGTTAGCTTACTTCTTTtcatctttttgtttttgatgttaactctactagtttttttttattgtttttgatgtTAACTCTACATGTTTTTTTATTGAAAGAATGCAAATAGATAATATGGCTACGTGGAATTAGTATTTGTTTATGCGACCTCTCCATTGTTACTTTGCATTCAGTTTGTAAAGATACGGATAACTGATCATGTCCAACTAACCAACTTGATGAGCGGAAAACAAACTGCGGTTTCAGTTTGAAAAGTGGGTCAATGAGGTTGCCCCCTTCCTGCGTCGTTCAGTATAACTTTTTTTGTTGTTGATGTGAATTACAATGTTGTTTGCATTTTGAGTTTTACTTAGTTTTTTGTtctttgttaaaataataattctatCAGGTTAGCTGATTTTAATACTAAGAATAGTTATAAGAAGCAAACATTCCAGTTGCCATGGAACCATTTTTAAACTTATGGTGTATATATTTTTATACGTATGAGTTTGTTAACTCGTATAGTCTGGTTTTGACCCTTCGGTGTCAGCGCATGATTTTTTTTTCTGTGTGTTAAAAATAAGTAGAGTTCTTACAAGTCTTAACTGCCGAAATATGGCGTTTGTGTTCCTACAGGAACCATGATTAGGCTGTTTAAAGTAAAGGAAAAACAAAAAGAAGAGGCTGGAAATGCTAATGGAAGGGGACCCTTAAAGAAGCAAAGTGCAGGGGAATTACGTCTTCATAAAGGTTAATCCTTCTATCTATATATATGTTGAGCAACATATAGGTTTTAACTCTCATGTATTTCAGAATTGATAAAATATGTATTTTAAGGTATAAATATCATATTCGATGCATCTGACACTTTACATTTTGCAGACATAAGTGAACTGAACCTACCGAAAGCATGCACAATTTCGTTTCCAAATGGCAAGGATGATTTGATGACTTTTGAAGTCTCCATTAAACCTGATGAAGGGTATTACATGTAAGTTATCCTTTCAACTCATTCGTATGAAAACGGGTGAAATTTGGCTGTATATGATAAATAACGGGTCAAATGTGCAAAACACATTGAAATATATAAAGTGGATCTCTATTGTGTATTCACGTGTTCACAAAGCCACATATAGTttctttagaaaaaaaaaatattataatgtCAATAATATATCTTTCTAATGATATCAAAAACTTTAATTATTTGTAAATGTTGCAGGGGAGGGAAATTTGTGTTCACCTTTAATGTATCTAGTGTCTATCCACATGAGGCACCAAAGGTCAAGTGTAAAACCAAGGTAAAATATTCTTATTCTATTTTGATTTATTCgatatttagtttttttatttaaatttataatttcagaaaaaaaaacatcTACTGTATTGTCATTATTGATGCAGGTCTATCATCCAAATATTGACTTGGAAGGAAATGTATGCCTTAACATTTTACGTGAAGATTGGAAACCCGTCCTCAACATAAATACAATTGTCTATGGATTGTATCATCTTCTCACGGTACGATTTACATACCCAGATCATAGttaacatatacatacatataaaacCTCATAAATTGTTTTATTAGAATTAACTATTATTTAACTCATTGATTCTATATAAAGCTCAGTAAAGAAAGAAAACGTGTGCTGGTTGGGCTGATCCGGCCTGAACTTATCTTGACCCGTTACACTACCTGCTCGTTTTCCCTCAAATTACTAAAGGTGTACATGATATGCAGGAACCAAACCATGAAGATCCATTGAATCTGGAGGCTGCTGCTGTTCTAAGGGACAGCCCACAAACATTTAGATCTAACGTTAAGACAGCAATGACTGGAGGACGTGTGGGCGATACATACTTTACACGATGTATCTAATGTTTTTCTCGGTGGATGAGCAActggatttttattatgtttTGGGTGTGTTTTAGATTCTGATCAGTCtgttttctttttccttttctttATAATGAAATCTTATTAAATTGCTTTGATGATATATGTGAGAAAATACGGGGGTAAAACTCACTGATGTCAACAAGTCAAGTTCGAGTTTGGTTGTTTAATCTAAAGAGAGCTCAAGCTCGACTTGGATTGTTTCGAGCTCTATGTCTAAAGCCAAGACTATGCTCGTGAGTAATTTTTCATGGTTGATATTGGCGCGGGCTGGATTCTTTTCTACTTTGTTAATGGGGGAATCATGAGAATGCATGTTGATTAAGAAAATTAACAAAATAGGTATTGATTTTTACATTTGTTCAAATAAGTGTTGATTTTTACACGTCCAAATCAGCATCGACTTTTACATGTCTTGGCTATGGTGGTGTCAACTTATCAGAGTGTGTTATGGAGATGCCAGCTCATCTAAGTATGGGCTATGGAGGTGCCGACTTGGCCGACTTTTACATTAGTTTCAAGTTGGCTATAGAGGTGTCGTATACTCGCATTTATCGACATGTGGGATATGGAGGTGTCGGCTTATTGGAGTGTGGGCTATATGAGAAGCGTCTATGCTTATATGTCCTTATCTGATTGGTTGGTTTGATTGCCTATTTTAAAAGTCCACAAACTCAATGCATAGTTTTGTTATTTTTCTTGATCAATTTGCTTATTTTCATGATTTTCCCTTTATTAGTTAATTGTTTTATACATATACATAAACATTGATTTATGgttattatattatatagataAACTACACCGATTGTCCGTTAtgttattatattactttttaccTGTTCCGTTGGTTTAGAAATTATTGTTATTGTCCATACTCGTCACTCAAACGTGCCTGTTTTTTTCCCGCCAAACCACCCGGATTCCGGCATCTTTGATAACTAACTACCATTAAAAACATAACTAATATCCTTGAGCGATATCCATCATGTGCCATTGTTGCACCATCTTTGGAGATGACCACGACCCTTGAAGCCACTGTTGCGCCATCTCCAGCGACCCGCAAATGTTTTGATCTTTCCTGCAATCCCCAAAACCACAAGTTACACATACAACCGCTCATCTCCACCTTTATCTACTTAATTTCGGTCATGAACACTCACCCCGGCCCCTGCCTTGCCCAATTGGGTCTTTCCAACTCAAAAGAAGCTTTTGTTGCATTATACTATTCTATATATAGAATTATCAATTATATacatttttagttatttttatcatTAATTATATAATACTGATGTTATATAAAATTCTTATAATCATATAAATACTAGGTTCGTGTAGGCTCAAGAGCCTAAACAAAGTCAATATCTAAACTTTGGGCTTGAGCTTATTTACTAAACGAACTTCAATTTATGCTCAGACCCATTTAATCTCGACTCAGTTCAAGCCTTTATCCAAGTCGATTTTGAATAACCCATGATAGATTTTGTTGTGAACCCATCCCAGCTCACCCCCTTCTGGACGGATCCGCCTCATCATCGAAATCACAACTTGCCCAAAATCTTGTCCGCACTTCTGGACTTCCCTCACTCTCTCTCGCTAACCTCCCTTTTCCGTCCGGAGACCAGCTCGATTCGGACGTGCCTCCAACAAATGTTGTGGGTGCTTCAATTAGTTTTACTCCCAGTTTAGTTATTTAAATAAGTCAGTTTTTAATCAACGTTACTCTTGACCAGATGTTCCATTATTGACATAAGTCAAATCAATGTTCTGTAAAGTGTGTAATCTCTTGAATATAAATCAAACGCGTCAACATTTTTGTGTGGCCTTTTCTCAATGCTTGGGATGAAGTCAAAAGGAATGGTCACGAACAAAATTAGTTGTGCTCAATCAATAGTTTAGCTtttccagataattgtttttatttttatgaaatcGGTGAATAAATCGTACTAAATAATTGATGTATTATACTTTATCAAATAAACTTATTTTGCTATTAGTTGGAACGTGTTATGAATTTATATCGAGATAGATGGTAAACGGGTAACAGGCtacgccgctacccctttttaaatagcaaaactaagtcttttaaaaactacatccatagatctcggggtcttAATGTTACTATGCATgtccctttgaactcgactaagtaggtccacaacCTCTAGCGCCaggaaaccaaaagtatcaaaagcaaatgagataaacacgtgctggttgtCAATGCACGCTTTCTCGTGTTTGAtcactttacccgaagcagcCTGACCCATCGTGAAATCACTACCACCTAAGCCCACAAGCAGGGAAaccctgttagatccacacatgcatgttttcctcctacccatccaaagaccaAAATGTCGGGTGGTCGAatggtagatctcccttccaacgAGTCAattaagaaattaacgggtgcctctttcttagcagaaataccagcgcacctgaatatgtcaaaaatgatatccctaaccaaatcatgtcggTATTTAAACCCCGGGAGCTCTCTACAAATCTACAATGAACTGCATGCTCACCAAAAGAATTCATACACACCTTATgacaaattaaataaatataatttaattgGTTCTCACAACATATCGTGGCTACCGGGTCCAAATTAGGCTTCTTATAGTGATACTTGCTTAATATTTATGTATATACTTAATTATGCATAAAATTACCATTGAATGGacgtttgatgatgatgatgcatgaATGTAAAGTTGACGCAATGACATATGGTCACATAACATTGCTTGAGTTTTTATTGATGTAAAACAGGCCGGAATGTGAATACAAGTATATATTTGATTTTGAAGTCGTGTATCTCATGATCGTAAGAGGTAATTGTTGATGCAAtaaacacgggaccaaggatggtagctgagtcggttaggcaaaagggctgaagggttcagctttacctaacgcaggtcgcggggtccctccacgtgaaggaggttcactagtgtgtaattgttatttgctttgaagttctttctccgaggcaagctcgaatccagaaaagaaagcaaatagaacgAGTGTGTGGTGAATGTGATGAAGAGTAACTTGGAAGTGAGCAAGTACTCTATGAATGACCAGAGATGTAGGAATCTCTCTCTGTTTCGGAATGTCTTTGGAGTGaaatgagctgtcttcttataggggaagacatctcctcaaatggtatgtacaagactagtggaacctgtttgcaatggagggtttccccttttggggttgaaggctttggacccctggttaatagcgTGTAtcgtgcagacctgctctgattTTGTGGGCGTGAGTTGGTGAGACGAGTTCTCAGATGTGATTGATTACTGTTCCTCGCTTTTCTcactttacagcttttcatccggtgaacctttcaaccttttaagcatTTGCATTTCTAGTCATCTTATTtaatcttgggctacccccgtcatcagccccccaagtcagaggtttttggggtagtatgctcaaagacttctgacttttatgcatatgTTTTGTTACTTAAAGGtttcaagggttcgttgcttgGAGGTTTGAAAGGCTGAAGGtagttaatttttaaattttgaattttaaatgactgacagttgatttgattgatgtgtgtcaggcggcggttttGCAGGAGTTATTTATTTACCTTTATTACCCCTGTCCTAAactcatatttattttatactttgTAAATCTTTTCCATTTTACTCACAATTCTTCCAAGTCTCTTCCTTCTCTGAGGTTagttttcttcttcatctttcgtTTTTTGTTTCTTCAAAAATGGGTGCTCTTAAAGATTTAGCAAAGTTATTCTCTCGAATGACACAAGAGGAAAtagatttgttttgtttggaaTATGGTATTGATAAAAAATTTAACCCAACTGCCCCTGCTTGCGATGTTTCCGTTGACAAACCAAACCCTGGTTCGATTGCTTTGTACTGTCGTCATTTTCAATGGTCAAATCTTCGTTATCCCTTTTCTTTTTTCGTTTTGACTTGCTTGAGTATTATCGCgtttcttttgggcaagttcatccgaaggggatggctagggttttgcactttgaagtTTTGTGTCGTGCTCTTGGATATGATCCTTCTTTGTTGCTCTTCCGGAGGTTTTTTCGTTTGGCCAAGAATGGTGACTGGTTCACCTTTGAGACatcaaaggttgatacttgtcttatttcatccatggttacaacacttgggtcctggaaggatcgctttttctgggtttctgagtCTATTGttcctttcaaaatggtgtggaggcatccggatgctgttcttAATGATCCGGAGCCTTCTGAATATGAGTTGAACAATGCTTTTCTTACAGCCATTCGGGGATGCCCTTCGAGGGTTTTTCCCTTTCCggaacatttgttagtgcttttaggggttagtaatatttgggggaaagccgatcgggatccggtgcTAATGAGAAATGGCATTGGTATGCTTTTTCCCCTTTTGCCTTTTTCTTATTTTGCTTTGCTTATGACTTATttccttttgtttgtttttgccAGTTATGTTTGCTTTGGACTTTATCAAGAGTGACGACACTTCTGATGTTGTGTTTGAGGATGCCCCGtctgttccgggtgagaatgttgtggttaggactgccgagcaaaggtttgagggaaCGGGTTATGCTAGTGTTGCCAACGTTAAGGGTTTTACTAAGTCTAATGCTCCCAAGTCTTCAACTCGCCGATCTTCTCGTCGTTTGTTGAAAGCtggtcctcaatccacttctactgaaccagtggatttgagtgatgatattgaacTTTCGGAAGATCAAGTTGAAGCAGGTGTTGAGAAGGACAAGGAGTTGGTTGTTCGTGGTAAAAAGGTTCAAAGCAAGAAGGTTGTCTCTACCCCTGTTCAGGAGTCTTCAagcagggacgttgaagggttgaatcCTGAAGGTACTTATGTGCCTGCTTGGTTAGTAAAAAATGATGACACCTTcaaggatgctgctgtttgtgaggatgctcttagtcatcttgctcctccttctgtgcacaagaccattgctgagatggatgatgacttAATGTTGTCTCGCATGGTTTTAAGCACCTGCAACCTTGCGGCTATGCTTCCTCAAGGGATTACTCGTTTTCGTCAAAGGATGCAAGAATATGAGGATTTTTCCAAGAAAAAGGATAAGATGAAATCCTCCCTAGCATCGATGAAGAAGGAAATAGGTGGTTTTGCGGAGAAGGAAGCAGCGTGGCGGAAGGAGGTTAGTGATTTGAAGAGAATGCATGatattgagatgggtgatttgagGAAAAGTTTTGAAGCTAACTTGCTGAAGTTAAAAGCTGACCGAGAGGCCT
Above is a window of Helianthus annuus cultivar XRQ/B chromosome 14, HanXRQr2.0-SUNRISE, whole genome shotgun sequence DNA encoding:
- the LOC110908962 gene encoding probable NEDD8-conjugating enzyme Ubc12-like produces the protein MIRLFKVKEKQKEEAGNANGRGPLKKQSAGELRLHKDISELNLPKACTISFPNGKDDLMTFEVSIKPDEGYYMGGKFVFTFNVSSVYPHEAPKVKCKTKVYHPNIDLEGNVCLNILREDWKPVLNINTIVYGLYHLLTEPNHEDPLNLEAAAVLRDSPQTFRSNVKTAMTGGRVGDTYFTRCI